The Nocardioides zeae genome includes the window CGCCGGGAGGTGCTTGCCCAGCACCATCGCGCGGCCCTCCTCGTCGCCGACGAAGCTGACGAACTCGTGGTCACCGGACTCGCGGCGCATCGCGAGGGCGACCACCCCGAACCCCGCCACGTCGCCGGCGCCACGGGCGAGCACGTCGATCGCCTCGGCGTACCGCCCCGCCACACCGTGCAGGAGCGCCGCGGTGATGCTGGCGTCGACCACGTCGGCGGGAGTGCGGGGGACCGCAGGGCCGCCGGACCCGTGCACGTTCGTCGGTGCTGTCGTCACGGGTCCCCTCCCCCAAGCCGGTCCCGAGTCACGCAAGTGTCCCGACAGTAGCCCGGGATCCCAATCCCCGTGGTCGATCGCCCGGAAAGGTGACGCGGCGGGAGGGTCAGGGGTGTGAGGAGCCCGATCCGCGCGTGGTCGATCACCAGTCACCGTTCGCCGTACCATGGCCCGGTGGCGAACTCCGCGAGCACACGCAAGGGCGGCGACGGGCGGCTCACCGCAGCTCTCGACCCGCAGGACCAGGGACCCCAGGACGCGTGCGGCGTCTTCGGCGTCTGGGCGCCGGGCGAGGACGTGGCCAAGCTGACCTACTACGGGCTCTACGCGCTGCAGCACCGCGGCCAGGAGTCCGCCGGCATCGCGGTCAGCAACGGCCGGCAGATCCTCGTCTACAAGGACATGGGCCTCGTCTCCCAGGTCTTCGACGAGTCCACCCTCGACGCGCTGCAGGGCCACCTCGCGATCGGCCACTCGCGCTACTCGACGACCGGCGCGAGCACGTGGCACAACGCGCAGCCCACGTTCCACCCGACGGCGCACGGCTCCATCGCGCTCGCCCACAACGGCAACCTCACCAACACGGCCGACCTCGCGGCGATGGTGCGCGACCGCAGCGTCCTCGACGGCGAGCTCGACCTCAAGGTGCACCGGCCCGAGCAGGTCGGCTCCACCAACGACACGAGCGTCGTCACCGCGCTGCTCGCCGACCACCCCGACACCACGGTCGAGGAGCGCGCCGTCGAGCTGCTCCCGCAGGTCAAGGGCGCCTTCTCCTTCGTCTGGATGACGGAGAACACGCTGTACGCGGCCCGCGACCCCCAGGGCATCCGCCCCCTGGTGCTGGGTCGGCTCGAGCGCGGCTGGGTCGTCGCCTCCGAGACCGCGGCGCTCGACATCGTCGGCGCCTCGTTCATCCGCGAGATCGACCCGGGCGAGCTCGTCGCGATCGACGCCGACGGCCTGCGCACCCGCACCTTCGCGCAGCCCGAGCCGAAGCACTGCCTGTTCGAGTTCGTCTACCTGGCGCGCCCCGACACGATCATGACCGGCAAGCGCATGCACAGCGTGCGCGTCGAGATCGGCCGTCGCCTCGCCAAGCAGTTCCCCGTCGACGCCGACCTCGTGATCCCGGTCCCCGAGTCGGGCACGCCGTCGGCGATCGGGTACGCCGAGGCCTCGGGCATCCCGTACGGCACCGGTCTCGTGAAGAACTCCTACGTGGGCCGCACCTTCATCCAGCCCTCGCAGACCATCCGGCAGCTGGGCATCCGGCTGAAGCTCAACCCGCTGCGCGACGTCATCGAGGGCAAGCGCCTCGTGGTGGTCGACGACTCCATCGTGCGCGGCAACACGCAGCGGGCGCTCGTGCGCATGCTGCGCGAGGCGGGCGCGCGCGAGGTGCACGTCCGGATCTCCTCGCCGCCGGTGAAGTGGCCCTGCTTCTACGGCATCGACTTCGCCACCCGGGCCGAGCTCATCGGCAACGGGCTGTCGGTGGACGAGATCTGCCGCTCCATCGACGCCGACTCGCTGGGCTACATCGACCTCGACGAGCTCGTCGACGCGACCGACGTGCCGAAGCAGAACCTGTGCCGCGCTTGCTTCGACGGCGTCTACCCGATCCCGCTTCCCACGCCCGAGCACCTGGGCAAGGACGTGCTCGAGGTCGGGCGCGACGGCCCCCGTCGTGCGCACGACCGACGTCGACGGCCTCGCCGCGTCCCTGGCCGGGAGCGGCGCGGCCGACGCGCTGCAGCGGCCCTGACCCGCGCCGTACCCCCGCACCCGTCCCGCCCGAACCACCCCGCAGACCCCTGGGAGCAAGCCACGTGAACCAGCCCGAGAACGCGTACGCCGCCGCCGGCGTCTCCATCGAGGCCGCGGACCGCGCGATCGACCTGATGAAGGGCTGGGTCGAGAAGTCCCGTCGTCCCGAGGTCATCGGCGGCCTCGGCGGCTTCGCCGGCCTCTTCGACGCGAGCGCGCTCAAGGCCTACGACCGTCCGGTGCTGGCCACGTCGACCGACGGCGTCGGCACGAAGGTCGCGATCGCCCAGGCGTTCGACAAGCACGACACGATCGGTTTCGACCTCGTCGGCATGGTCGTCGACGACCTCGTGGTGTGCGGCGCCGAGCCGCTCTTCATGACGGACTACATCGCGACCGGCCGCGTCGTGCCCGAGCGGATCGCCGCCATCGTCAAGGGCATCGCCGAGGCGTGCGTCGAGGCGGGCTGCGCGCTCGTGGGCGGCGAGATCGCGGAGCACCCGGGCCTGCTGGGCCCCGACGACTACGACGTCGCGGGAGCCACCACCGGCGTCGTGGAGGCGGAGCAGATGCTCGGCCCCGGCCGCGTGCGTCCCGGTGACGTCGTCATCGCCATGAAGTCGTCCGGCGTGCACTCCAACGGCTACTCGCTCGTGCGCCACGTGCTGCTGTCCGAGGCCGGTGCCGGCTGGAGCCTCGACCGCCACGTCGACGAGCTCGGCCGCACCCTCGGCGAGGAGCTGCTGACCCCGACGAAGCTCTACACCAAGCCGTCCCTGCGGCTCGCGCGCGAGACGGCGACGCACGCGATGGCCCACGTGACCGGCGGCGGCCTGGCCGCCAACCTCGAACGCGTCGTGCCGGCCGAGCTGACCGTCACCATCGACCGCGGCACCTGGACCCCGCTGCCCGTCTTCGACGTCGTGCGGCAGGCGGGCGACGTCGCCCAGGCCGACGTCGAGGCCACGCTCAACTGCGGCGTCGGCATGGTCGCCCTCACCGACCCGGGCTCGGTCGACGCCGCCCTGGCGATCCTCGCCGAGACCGGCGTCGAGGCCTGGGTCGCCGGCGAGGTGCGCGCGCTGGCCGACGGCGAGCGCGCCGGCTCCGTCAACCTGGTGGGGCAGCACCCGGGCTGGTGAGCCCGCGGGGCCGCCCGTCCCCCCTCCGCACCACGAGCGCCCGCCCTCCGCGAGGAGGACGGGCGCTCGTGCTGTTCCCGGGGTGGCCCGGAGCGGGCGTGCGATCAGCGCGCAGCGCCCTCGAGGGTGCCCTCGACGGGGCCCTCGGTGTCGTAGATGACGCACTGGACGGTGCGGTCGTCGAGACCGTCCCACGAGCCCTGGGTCGGGGTCAGCGGGTACCAGTCCAGGAGCGAGTCGTCGTAGGCGATCTGCGCGAAGTCCTCGAACGCCGGTCCGCACTCCTCGATGGCCTCGTTGTCGATGGCGTCCTGACCCGGGAAGTCGCCGTCCTCGAGATCGAACTGGTGGTAGATCTCCGCCTCATGGGTCTCGGCGCACGGAACGGCGGCGACGTCCTCGAACTCGGTGCCGTCGGGCTCGTCGAAGCAGTCGCCCACCTTGAGCGCGAACGCGTCCTGCGTGCCGGCACTGGTGATCTCGTCGCTGGCGCCGTCGCGCTCGGCCTCGGCCTCGTCCTCCCCGCAGGCGGCGAGCGTGGTGGCGGCGGCGAGCGCGAAACCAGCCGCGAGCACGCGGCGGGCCATGGTGTTGTTCACGTGGTTCCCTTCCCGTCGTGCGCGACCGGTCGGCAGCACACGGAGGGTGAACCTAGCGAAGCCGCGTCCCCGGTGCTGAGAATTCCCTGAGTGACGTGGCGAGGGATGGCTCACACGCTCGCGTGACCGCCCAGAACTGGGACCTCGGAGCAGCTCCGCCCGGACCAGGCGCGCCCCAGCCGCACAGTTCCGGCGCCCGGGCGGACCAGGCCCCCCGACGCACGAGCGCCCGCCCTCCGTGCGGAGAGCGGGCGCTCGTGTCGTCCGTACGGCGCGGGGTCAGCCCCCGTCGCCGCCGGGTCCGTTGCCGCCGCCGGGCCCGGCGCCACCGGCGCCACCGGCGCCACCGCCAGCACCACCGCCAGCACCGCCGCCAGCACCACCGTCACCACCCGCACCAGGACCGCCGCCAGCACCACCGGCACCAGGACCGGCGCCGTCACCAGGACCGGCGTCGCCGCCACCACCGCCACCGGCTCCGGCGCCGGGTGCGGGGTCGGCCGGCTCGGGCGCGGTCGTCTCCGGCTCGCGCGCGCGGGTCTCGTTGGTGGTGGAGCCCCGCGACGTACCGCTGCTGCGCTCGCGGCCACCGCCGCCGAGGCCGAGGAAGCCCTGCGGGTCGGGCGGACCGACGGCGTCGCGCAGCGCTGAGGCGCTGAACTGCTCGAAG containing:
- the purM gene encoding phosphoribosylformylglycinamidine cyclo-ligase, yielding MNQPENAYAAAGVSIEAADRAIDLMKGWVEKSRRPEVIGGLGGFAGLFDASALKAYDRPVLATSTDGVGTKVAIAQAFDKHDTIGFDLVGMVVDDLVVCGAEPLFMTDYIATGRVVPERIAAIVKGIAEACVEAGCALVGGEIAEHPGLLGPDDYDVAGATTGVVEAEQMLGPGRVRPGDVVIAMKSSGVHSNGYSLVRHVLLSEAGAGWSLDRHVDELGRTLGEELLTPTKLYTKPSLRLARETATHAMAHVTGGGLAANLERVVPAELTVTIDRGTWTPLPVFDVVRQAGDVAQADVEATLNCGVGMVALTDPGSVDAALAILAETGVEAWVAGEVRALADGERAGSVNLVGQHPGW
- a CDS encoding septum formation family protein, translating into MNNTMARRVLAAGFALAAATTLAACGEDEAEAERDGASDEITSAGTQDAFALKVGDCFDEPDGTEFEDVAAVPCAETHEAEIYHQFDLEDGDFPGQDAIDNEAIEECGPAFEDFAQIAYDDSLLDWYPLTPTQGSWDGLDDRTVQCVIYDTEGPVEGTLEGAAR